The sequence below is a genomic window from Apium graveolens cultivar Ventura unplaced genomic scaffold, ASM990537v1 ctg8872, whole genome shotgun sequence.
GAATTTCTCTGGGAGTCTGCCAAAGCAAAAGAGGCAGCGATAGAGAGGACATTGCCTTGTAGTCTTGAGGATTTGTACTTTGGAACTACTAAGAAGATGAAGATATCAAGGAATGTCGCTGATGATGGTACCGGGTAAGCTTATTAGTCCGTTAAAGTATGTACCTTTTGTATGATCTGGATGTTTAATTTTTATGGTGTTAAATATCTCTTCATCCACTGATTGACTTGCATTGTTTAGAGCGTTTGCTAATTTACCGGCAGTTAATATTATTATgtttaaatcttttatttatgGAATCATCATTGAACTTACGAGTTGTTGATTCTTttaaatttgttttctgttttAGCTTCTTAGTTATTAAATTTGACTTCCTTTCATCAATTGCTCCCCCTGTTTAATTTGAGAACATGTACTGGATATTTGAGTTGTTCCTGTCGGGATAGCAGTGTCTAGTGGAGTCTAGCCGTAAATATGTACCTTATTCCTGATACTTGTAGCATATTTACTTGCTATGTTTCAGCGGAGTTGCCTGCATTACACTTGGCACTGTGAATTTAAATGTGAACTGTGTATGTATAGGGGAATCGTTGTGAGACATAGAACTTGATTACTTAGAAGACGCTTGAAACTAAATGAAAAAACAACCACCTAATATTTGAGTAATTAATCCAAAAGCTACAGACTATTCTCCCTGATTTAAGGCATATCTCCTCTAGCAATGCCAATTGTAGGACCACCTCTTCAACATAAAAAAACCCTCTGTCAATTTGGTATCATACACCATGTATGCTTGATCTTTCCATAGCTTGCTCTTTTGTCAGCCCGGCCAAATTTACTCCTTCTACGATTGGTCAAGTTATTTTCCTGCTGCAATCCCCTTCTTGGATAACTGAAACCAGGTGTCCAGGTTATTCAGGAGCTCCTAGGCAAGTTTTGCCATAAGCAAACCATTCTCAGACATCTTCACTATTTTGTCCAGAGCATTAGATGGCTGACCATTTTTATCTATGATCTGAATAGGTTTTTGAGACATAAGTCCATTTTGATTTCAAGTTAGCTACGGATTAATTTGTGCCCTTTAGCTTATAACTCCCCTGACCTTTGATAAAGACGCCCTTTTCATGTGGTTTTTTGTTTCCTTTTGCCGGGCCTGGATTCTTTGGGGAACCATTAGGTCTGGGGAAACTCAGATTGGGTGTTGGCAAGAAAGCTTCTTGCACTTGCATTCATGTTTCTGGGAATATGTAGCTAGGAGTTCAACCTCATAAACTCTGTTTGATAGCTCTGCAGAGAAGGGTAGTAATCTTCTTCAACTAAAATCATATTCGAGAGTGCAAGAGTTGGATGATCCTCAGTAATCTCAAGTAAGCTAATATTATAAGTTAGACTGTAGCAATGATGCTAACATAGAATATCAATCACAATTAATACAACAGGTACAGTCTTAATTTTAAATGTATAGTGGTTATCCTACGAATTACATGACCTATAAATTGAAAGTAATTATAGGCATACCTAGACACTTAAAATGTATTAAATAAAGAAGATTTCTGAACTTAATAATAAATCATATTATTAAATCAAGTGTTGTcaagaaaaaaaaattacacTGAATCTTTCCTTACGAAGAACAAAGCAACTCTATTCCCCTCCCTCCTAGATTCTGGCAACTGCCATTTCTTTTCTCTTTATGCTAAAATGACTGTTCTCAGTTGCCCTGTATAACTGGAATCTGCATATTAGTAGTGATGGACACATTTAATTGCCTTGTCTTTCATGATTTTCATTATGCAGGAGACCAGCCAGAAAGGAGGAGATCCTTATGATTGAGATCAAGCCCGGTTGGAAGAAGGGGACAAAAATTACTTTTTCAGAGAAAGGGGACCAAAAACCTGGTGTTATACCCTCCGATCTTGTTTTCATAATTGATGAAAAGCCTCATAGCGTCTTCAAGAGGGTTGGACAAGATCTCATTGCCACTCAAAAGATCTCTTTGACAGAAGCATCGGCAGGTTACATTGCACATCTTGATACCCTTGACGGCCGTAGTTTAATGCTAGCGTTTGGTTCCGGTGTCAGTCCACCCTATGAAGAAGTTATTAAAGGAGAAGGAATGCCTTTCTCTAAGGAACCTACTAGAAAAGGCAACTTGATAATCAAGTTTGACATTGAGGAAGCAGAGGCAGCTTTAGACCTTCCGGATGTGGAGGCCTTCTAAAACATAAATAGAAACATATTACATTTCATAACATTTATTGTGTAAGTTTTTTTCAGCCGTTCCCTGCACAAATTCTGTTTGTATAGCAGAGTTTTTAACATTTTATGTATCAGGACGCTATTCTGCTGTTCAAGACACAGAGATTTGCATGTACTAATCAGTTGTTGCCCTTTAGGAACTTGTTGCTTGCCACTGCTCAAGTTTCTATCCCTTTTGGAAGATCATATTTTACTGAAAAAATTCAATTCAGAGACTGCGCCAGAGATATTTCATAGTATCTTTATTTCCATATGAAGAATGCCTTTCCCATGAAAAATGGAAATCAAGAGATAGTTGTACAAGTTCAGTGCTATCTGATAATATGATGGATAAAGTATTAACATAATAAGATGGAGAAAAAAATCATGCTGACTAAATTCAATTAAGAGAAGATTTCTTTACAATCCTCTGTGCTAGAGGTTAttcaaatcaaattcaaaattatAATCAATAATTATACTTTCTTTATCTATCAGCTGCCTTGCCAGAAGTTTTCCAGAAGTAAACTTGCAATGGATAAAATCTGTGCAACTCTATCTATCAAAATAAAACTAGGGGATATAATACTAGCCTCACTATAGTTTAAGTTTGCTTCCCTATCTTATTATTGATGGTAAACAAAAGTTATCAAATTCAATCTACAAACTAAAATAACGAGTTTGTTAATATTAGTTAATATAATTTACCCCATGTCTGATCCATGACTAGTTGGAATTCCAATAACATGACTTAATTTATTTCACAAGTAAGCAATTTTGATCGATATGTACATCATCGTTTTCACCTTGATCAATAATAGAAATACTATTGCGATTTTTGTTGGTTTTAATTTAAATTTGGTTTTTATTTTTGAAGTTTGTATTTTAAATAAATCAGCTGTTAAGTCAGGACTGCAGTTAAGGCTTAGTTAGGTGTTTGTTTCCTGTTTTATAGGATCGTGGAGTAGTAGATGAAGAGTAGGAATGTAGTCGCTATTTTGTAGGAACCAGTAACTCTTGTTTCTGTTTAAGTACTTCTTGTAATCTCTAGTTCTGAATAAGAAGCTGAGTATCATATTGAACTCTTCAGATATATCTATTTGTGTTAAAGAGTTCAAATATATAGTCCTGATTcttcatttggtatcagagctcataTATTCAGAGTACTCTCGAGACAGCACTGTAAGATGGATAACGGGAATAACAAAGGTGGATCGTTCGGGCTAACTTACCCAATGTTGGCCAAGGGAAATTACACGGCGTGGGATTTAAAAATGAGGGTGTTTATGCAGGCCCAGGGAGTTTGGACTGCGATAGAAGCGCCTGACCCCAAAGATGAGAAGAGTGACAAGATTGCCTTGGCCATGATTTATTAGGGCATACCTGAAGACATGTTATTATCCATCGCTGAAAAGAAAACAGCCAAAGAGGGGTGGGAAGCCATTAAAGTCATGTGCCAGGGAGCTGATCGTGTAAAGAAGGCCAGAGTGCAGACATTTAAGGCGGAGTTCGAGACTTTACGGATGAATGATGGTGAGCAACTTGATGACTTTTATATGAAGCTTAATGGTCTGGTGTCTACCATTCGAGCTTTAGGAGAGGAAATACACGAATCATATGTTGTTAAGAAATTGCTTCGAGCGGTTCCGTCCAAATTTCTCCAAATAGCTTCAATAATCGAGCAGTTTGGAGATTTAGAGAAAATGACAGTTGAAGAGACCGTTGGTTCACTTCAATCTCATGAGGAAAGATTGAAAGGGCAGAATGAGACAACAGGGAGTAAGTTACTTTTGACAGAGGAGGAGTGGTCCAGGCGTGAGAAAAATGACACTAAACTTTTACTCACACGGGAGGACTGGCTGAAGCGTACAGGCAACACAGATGGGACTAACAATTGGCGAGGTGGTCGTGGTTTCAAAGGCACGAGCCGAGACAAAAGCACTGTGAGGTGTTTCAATTGTAATATGTCGGGGCATTATGCTGTAGATTGCAGGAGGCCTCGTTGAGAAAGAAATCAAAAGTCTGAAGCAAATCTGGTGGAAATTAAAGATGACGAGCCTGCATTATTGTTGTCTGAGCTAGATGAAACTAAGACACAAATGGTGTTGCTGAACGAGGAGAAAGTAATCCCGAGATTGGAAAAAAACCCAATAGCGAAGAGAACATCACAAGtatggtacttggacaatggAGCTAGAAATCATATGACCGGGGATAAAACAAAATTCTCGACGATGGATGAAGGAATAACAGGTGAGGTAAAGTTTGGAGATGGGTCAACCGTGAATATAAAAGGGAAAGGGTCAATCACTTTTAAGTGTAAAAATGGAGAAGAAAGAATATTTGCTAATGTATTCTATATTTCATGCCTCTGCAACAATATTATAATTCTTGGACAGATGTCGGAAGAAGGTAACAAGGTGGTAATGCTTGGTGATCTATTGTGGGTTTATGAGAAAGATGGGAGGGCGTTGATGAAAGTTAAGAGGTTTGTGAATTGGCTGTATAAAATTATGCTGGAAGAGTCATCAGGTGTCTGTTTATTTACACAGAATACAAAGATGGAAGAAGACTCATGGCTATAGCACTGTCGCCTAGGCCATGTCAATTTTAACGCAATGTCCATCATGAAGGAAAATGATATGGTTGTAGGTTTACCCAGATTGCTTCAACCTACTGAAGTATGCAAGGGATGTCTCATGGCAAA
It includes:
- the LOC141705461 gene encoding uncharacterized protein LOC141705461 is translated as MKISRNVADDGTGRPARKEEILMIEIKPGWKKGTKITFSEKGDQKPGVIPSDLVFIIDEKPHSVFKRVGQDLIATQKISLTEASAGYIAHLDTLDGRSLMLAFGSGVSPPYEEVIKGEGMPFSKEPTRKGNLIIKFDIEEAEAALDLPDVEAF
- the LOC141705458 gene encoding uncharacterized protein LOC141705458; the protein is MLLSIAEKKTAKEGWEAIKVMCQGADRVKKARVQTFKAEFETLRMNDGEQLDDFYMKLNGLVSTIRALGEEIHESYVVKKLLRAVPSKFLQIASIIEQFGDLEKMTVEETVGSLQSHEERLKGQNETTGSKLLLTEEEWSRREKNDTKLLLTREDWLKRTGNTDGTNNWRGGRGFKGTSRDKSTVRCFNCNMSGHYAVDCRRPR